A genomic region of Gemmata massiliana contains the following coding sequences:
- a CDS encoding S8 family peptidase has protein sequence MRYVYGLSSIVIFALAVSVLAPLPARVPVPPAAPPPHALLAPDQPDREWKLPPGELAPNQIVIQADAGDVVDWGHATIGVSDAWKQTKGKGATVAVLDTGYDHSHRDLKNQVTASKDFTGSRSGDSDVNGHGTHCAGIIAAEENGVGVIGVAPQAKVLAGKVLGDNGSGLSTWIAAGIDWAVENGADVISMSLGSDAPDSRIEAAVKRALAKNVIVIAAAGNSGPREGSAGWPGSFEGVVCVAAVDSNQAVASFSSRGKNVQVAAPGVNVRSCYPGDRFATMSGTSMATPYVAGCAALFVSYCKARGIKWAPADFATAIAKTSKDLPPTGRDTASGFGLVQPAKLLPADDPTVPNPPTPPDTGDGIIITPPPATPITIGGRKVKRIVLELEPK, from the coding sequence ATGCGATACGTCTACGGACTCAGTTCGATTGTCATTTTCGCGCTCGCTGTTTCTGTACTCGCTCCGCTGCCGGCGCGCGTCCCTGTTCCGCCGGCAGCCCCGCCCCCGCACGCACTACTGGCACCAGATCAGCCGGACCGCGAGTGGAAGCTCCCACCTGGCGAGCTGGCTCCCAACCAGATCGTGATCCAGGCCGATGCCGGCGACGTGGTCGATTGGGGCCATGCGACCATTGGCGTGTCCGATGCCTGGAAGCAGACGAAGGGCAAGGGCGCGACGGTCGCCGTGCTGGACACGGGCTACGACCACTCGCACCGCGACCTCAAGAACCAGGTCACCGCGTCCAAGGATTTCACCGGGTCGCGCTCGGGTGATTCTGATGTGAACGGGCACGGCACCCACTGCGCGGGAATCATTGCGGCCGAAGAGAACGGCGTGGGGGTGATCGGTGTCGCGCCTCAAGCGAAGGTGCTGGCCGGGAAGGTGCTCGGGGATAACGGCTCGGGGCTCTCGACCTGGATCGCGGCCGGGATCGATTGGGCCGTTGAGAACGGTGCGGACGTGATTTCGATGAGCCTGGGTTCCGACGCACCCGATTCGCGCATCGAGGCCGCGGTCAAACGCGCGCTGGCCAAGAACGTGATCGTGATTGCCGCAGCGGGTAACAGCGGACCGCGCGAGGGCTCGGCGGGCTGGCCCGGGAGCTTCGAGGGCGTGGTGTGCGTCGCGGCCGTTGATAGTAACCAGGCCGTCGCCAGTTTCTCGTCGCGCGGCAAGAACGTGCAAGTCGCAGCGCCGGGTGTAAACGTCCGCTCGTGCTACCCCGGTGACCGGTTCGCCACCATGTCTGGCACTTCGATGGCCACGCCCTACGTGGCCGGGTGCGCGGCCCTCTTCGTCTCGTACTGCAAGGCGCGGGGCATCAAATGGGCGCCGGCCGATTTCGCCACCGCCATCGCGAAGACCTCGAAGGATCTCCCCCCCACGGGCCGTGATACCGCCAGCGGGTTCGGGCTGGTTCAGCCCGCGAAGTTACTGCCCGCCGATGACCCAACCGTTCCGAATCCACCGACTCCGCCCGATACCGGCGACGGGATCATCATCACCCCGCCCCCGGCTACGCCCATCACCATCGGCGGGCGCAAGGTCAAGCGCATCGTGCTGGAACTGGAACCGAAGTGA